tgggagagatcatcaggagatttggtgcagtgtgttatcagtatgctgatgacacccaaatctatttctctgtatcaccatcatcaagagaaggcataacctccctaaatgcctgcctcgagGCAGTGACGGGCTACATGAGGGATATGGAtgagagactgaatccaaataagaccgaggtacttattgtgttggGTCAGaactagtagtgtgcatggttcggtctgggcacactgttacagacctccggaccggttcggcagtccGGCGGTCTGGAGGTTTGGAttggcgggggcatgtagctttaagtgggggggggtggtagtactcccccccccgctgctcttcctcctccggcgctggtcGTTTTAAACatcttggggcggcagggaggaactctgccgccccaagatgTTTAAAatgaccagcgccggagggggaagcgcccccgtcgttgttccttatggcttaaaagagactagcgctagcggcgcgcatgcgccctcctcGGCGCGTGCGCTCGTCTGTGACGCTGGTGCGTGCGCGCCACATACGTCACGtgtgcatctagtccagcatcctgcttcaaacagtggcccaccagatgccactggaagcctacaggcaggagtcgagggcatgccccctctcctgctgttactcccctgcaactggtattcagaggaatcctgcctctgaggctggagatggcctatactagtagccgttgatagacctcttctacatgaggttatccaaactcctcttaaagccatccagattatggctgtcaccacatcttgtggcagagaattccgcaagttgactatgcgttgtgtgaaaaagtacttccgtttgttggtcctaaatttcctggcaatcagtttcatgggatgacccctggttctagtgttatgtgagagggagaaaaaattctcaaaacaatcaaaacaaagatGGTAAAGGTCTGGTTAAAAAGctaagatttaacaagctttctaaaaactgtgatggagtccgaggaacaaaTGACCACTAGGAGAACATtctaaagtctgggggcagcaacagagaaggccctgttccgtgtgcacgacaaccaagcctccctcattgtcggcacctggagcagaggcccctcagatgatctcatcaaatgggcagcaacccttgggagcaggcggtctctcaggtatccaaggcccaaaccgttaagggctttaaaggtcaaaaccagcaccttgaattggacccagaaacacaccagtgcagctttttcaaaataggtgtgatatgttGTTGCTTGCCTAATTGGTGTTTCATGCTTATATTCTAGCAAACCTGGTGTCTGGGAAATGAATAATAACATTATTCAGGTTTATGAAGATGAAATccattctttggaggaagaaataaATAACTTAAAAGAAGAATATGAATGTAATCAACATGAGTCTATGGCTTATTCTGATAAGGAGATAATCAATgctatgtatgttttaaaaattgttttgcttGTACCTGATTCTTTACTTACATGCTGTGTTTTGCTATAGCTGGATTGATTGAGACAAATGAGTTGAGGTAGCttagcacagggtttcttaacgtgtgggtccccagatgttattggacttcaactcccataatccccagccccagtggactttggttgggaattatgggaattgaggtccaattacatctggggacccacacgctgagaatccctggcttagcaTATAACCAAAACATTTTTCTGTGATTTCCTACAGAAATATGGGGGACCTGGGacttggcgggtgtgtgtgtgtgggggggagggcattcctggacagctagACACCttcagagcacagtagggcactttttaTTGGCAGCTTTTTTGCCAACATTTGCCCTTTTTTCtagtctccaggaacctaactctcCACCCCACCCATTCCCATTATGCCCCATTATCTGTGATTCCATTATCCGCAATTctagcggagaatggaacccctgtggataatggggttcacctgtacacaatatttacttatttatcaaatttgtattcGGGATGTACACGGAACAAGTCCAGAAAGGGAGcgctgaactggttccgtgcacttccctgatttatataccatctgatgTGTATCTCTGTGCAGTggatacaatttaaaacagaaaataaaacagagttaaaacaattaaacaatttcatggggataaaaacaattaaacagtttaaaatgaatttcagttaaaagcctgagaaaacaagtgtgccttgagggtcttcctaaaagcaatcggagatggagatgcttttattttgatagtgagcatattccaaagccctggggcagtcacagagaaggcccagtcccaagctgccaccagacgagtcagtggcaaccctaaccagacctctacagatgatcttaataggcaacagggttcatggcgaagaaggtgctcccttacgtatcctggacccaagctgttaattattataatttatttattttattacatttttatactgccccatccaaagggcagtgcacaacaacaaaacaaaaaactatcaacttaaaacaaattttaaaacagttaaaaacattcaaaaacaatttaaaaaccttggaaggccagaccaaagaaATAGGCTTTTATACAGAGTctgctctcacacacagcctagccTAGCCTGGTTAGGCTGGGTGTAAGAACCACCGTTACCGGGCCCTGTCCTCGCGGACCAGCGCCACTTAgtctggctttttagcctggctgctagccaaagttaagggagcgagtgctcccttaacctgggctacttGCTCTTGTGCGAGCTGGGCTGATTCCAGGCAGGCCACATACAGAGCACCTTCACAGAGCTCCTATCTcttggggggaatcccccaatgcattgtgtgtgttgcATGCTGCATTGTGTGAttcccggaggctgggacaacaagtCCCAGCTTCTGTTTACCAGCGCTGCCCAGAGCAGCATGGAGATTCGtctgtgctgctcccggcagtgcGTGTCATGCGGGTGCATGGCTTGCACGCTGCCAGGGCTGTCATCTGGGCCGTTGCacgctgccttccccactgcctgacCGCGCATGGGTTTGCGTAAACAGCCTCATAATATTATATAATGATATGAAATATGCACAGATTTAATAACTTTTCATTGTATGTTGATGAGTTCCTGTGCAATACTGTTCAGAAATAAGATCTTTATTTCTGAATGCGGGACTTGAGATGCTTGGGACGGCCCTGAGCTAGGTTTAGACAGCCTTCTGCAAAGAGCTCTGTTTCTCCTATATGCAGGTCCCGTAAAATTGAATATTTTCTTCTGCTCAAAATGAAAAGTAAACTAACAGTTTCCTTATTAACAACCAATACATGCAATGGTTAGAAAGTTGTTTTCGAATTGTAAATGCCCCATTTCAGTGTTGATGTGTCTTTAAATGATATGGAGAAAAAAGAGGAAACTAGAAAAGAAATTAGTGTAAAGAATAACAGGAGTATTCTTGCATAAGTTCCCCCCCCTTTTATTGTAAATATAAAGCAAGTTGAGAAAATTGCTGTAATGTAAACTACTAACATTTGTTCGATTTGTAGCAGAAATGGCCAAATTACAGAATGTTTTGTTAAAACAGAGAGAGTGAGTTTTAGGGAGATGATTTTAGGGATACTGACATCTAAACCCAGCTTCTGTGTTAAAGCAGAATTAGACACAAGTTTCCCATGCTCTTGAATATGGTTgataggttgttgttgttgttgcaggaaatcatttaaaagaaaatccCAAGAAGAACCTAAGCAATATGGATCATCTCCAGAACTGAAAACTCAGCTTGACTTATTAGAGTCTGATCTCTCATTTATAATGAAATTAACCGGCATTTGGTTCACAAAGTATTCCAGGAAACCTGTGGAGAAAAGTAGGCATTTTGAGTGGTTTGTGGTAAAAATCCCTAAGTGATTCTTCTCACAATAAATGGATTTTCTTTTTCAGCATTGTATTTTAATCATGTAGAAAATTCAGTAGTAATGTTTCTACTATTTAAGTCTAATTGTAAAATACATTCATACAAATAATTTTTCCACATGCACAAGCTATGCAAACTGAAGTAACAGAATATAAGCCAGCATAGATAGTTCCTTCAGCTTCAGTGGGATCACACAGGTTTATGAAATAATTCTGGGCTTTCTTGGTGAGTATATCTGGGGGATTATTTCCTTTTCATTGGCATTTCATGACTGTAAATTATTCATGGTAGATTCTAATTCTGAGAACATAAGAATTGCCCTTTTGAGTTATGCGAAATGTCGATCTCATCTGCCACGCCAAAGACTGCCTGACAGATTTTACTGGAAAGCCCAAAATTGTGGCATGTAAAAAACACTTTGTCCTCAGTGTTTGACATGTGCAACTAtactatttttaaataattggCTCAATTGAAGCTATATTCACTCATAAAATTTGTTCTTTTTCATGAGCTTAtctaatacttttttaaaaaagtaatattgTAGATATTACTGTTAACAGCTTCCACTAGTTAACATTGCATTGCATAAAGAAATAATTTCCATGGCTTGTCTTGAACCTAATGTAAATATTTATTGAATGACTCTGATGTTCTGAGAGAGAATAATTTGACTTTCTTCAGTCACATAAGTactgctttgctggatcaggcctcaaacccatctagtccaacatcctgtttcagtggtccaccagatgcttctgggagatGCCTCTCACCATTCATAGTTTTATATTCTATCATATTCATTCCCCAATTATTTTTTGTTAAACCCCCCACCTCTTTATTTAAATGATTTATATGTTGCCATTCTGCATACATGAATTCATAGCAGCCTACAAAagaatttgtgtttttaaaaatatacccaTATTCTTTATGCTTttttaggaggaggaggatcccTTCCCCTTGAATTTTAGTTGCTATTTTGTTTACAGCCTCCTGCTTATAATATCCTTCTTGACATGATGTCATTAGAACTGCAAACAATATTTGGAATATGGCATGCAATAGGTTGTATTCTATAAATTTTTTTCTATGAATAGAATAAATTTCTGTGTACAGAAGGAGAATTATGCTGATAGAAACAGTCTTATTTTTCATGGAGCAAAAACGTAGGCTACAACTATACAAATGTATGTAATGGTTAAGACATTTCATATTTAAGAGAGATAATTGGCATTTTTAAGGGTGCTGCCCTGACTTTGCAGTGTTTTTGCAAGGGAGGCTTGCCTGGTGCTGAGCCTGAAAAccttgtttgtatttatttaaaaacattttattccACCTTCCCATTGCTTTCAAGGGACTGCCAAAATAGTTTGTAGCACATATTTGCCCTTCCATTTTGTAATGCTAACTTATTAAAGAGTATTGGTATCTGGTTTATGATTATCCTTCTCTTGATAATATTTTGttatgtgtcacacacacacacacccctacctttaaAATAAATCTGTCAGCCACTCAGACGTTTTTCCTGAAGAACAGAATATAACTGTCTTAAGTAAAAGAAACAATGTTAGTGATCTGGTCAGTATAATAGGTGTCATGATTCTTTTTAAATGCTTCTTATATTGATAGTTGCTGTAAAGTCAGTACTTCGTACCTTTTTAATGCCTGGGAAACAAAATTGATGATGCTAACTAAGGTATCAATTTTTATTTCTCTTCATTGTAGGTGAAAGTAAAACTATATACAAGTATAGATTATCAGGAAATTGCCAGACAGTGCCCTTTCAATTGGAATTTCAGCTGCTGGAAGAAAACCAGGTAATCTAAGATCATCTTTGAAATTAACCAGCATATGTTAGTTACAAGAATTGGATATGCTAACTGATTTcttatgtcaccttaagtggcgcagcagggaaatgcttgactaacaagcagaaggttgccagtttgaatccccgctggtactatattgggcagcagtgatataggaagatgctgaaaggcatcatctcatactgcgcaggaataagcaacggtaaacccctactgtattctactgaagaaaaccacagggctctgtgggcaccaggagtcgatattgacttgatggcacactttactttaactgATTTCTTAGACTTCTCTGAAACCTGTTTTTTTTCAATTTAAACTTAGAGTAACTTTTGATGCTTTTTCTAGCATGTCATTACAGTTTCCATGATGTGGGATATTGTTGTAGTACCATTTCTTTTTGCTGATATTAATGATTGGCAGTATACATGGTTTTAAGATAGAAACACAATTTTTGATAGAATACAGTGATTAACCCATTGTTGGGGGAATAAATTAACAGAAATTAGAAGCAGAAGTAGTTCCCAGTTGAGGGAAGGATTGCTTTAGATAAAATTTGTATGCAAGTTAGTTGCAGCATGGTCTAGTATATATGTTTATACAAGAGAACCTTGATATTTGCGCGGGTTCCGTTCCCCGCTACAACTGCTGACATGGAACCCGCAAATATTGAGTAATTGGGGATATGGGATTGCGGGTGTTCGGTTCCTGGAGATcaggaaaataatttaaaaatcagccaaatttCAGGGGGGAAACTGCCTACTGTGCTTCGCTGGCCCCCTTGAGTtgagctatgcccctgaatgtcCGAAAATCTGCCAAAaatcagggtttgtttgttttttaaagtcattttGAGGCTCCCGAACACAAAATAGCGGCAGGAAATGACCTCTGGGATTAATTTCTGGCCATCCCCGACCTGCAGATACATAAAATTAACCCCTTGTTTGATGATCCCTCAGCCCCActtgtttgccccccccccgccatgtttaCTGAGGTCAGGTGACTTCAGATATGCACCTGACCACAGATATCCACGGACATAGTCTGCAGCTATCAAGGTTGTACTGTATTAGGTAGAACAACCACATGGGAATACAAGGAGTGTGTTTCACCATAATTAATGCCAGTGACAAAGACTGTGTATTGGTTGAAACACTTTTGGCTCAGGACATCAGATTATTAGTCTGTGCTGTGCCACACCATGGGATTACAAGCTATATGAGGATCAGTTCATTCCGTGCATTGGATACAGAAGTCTTTTTACTCCCTTGAAGTTTAGGACTCCTGTTGTAACATCCCCTTTGGGACTTTTCTGTATCTATTTCATATGTTTACAGATCTTTATATACATTTGTGATGGTTTTTACCTTTACCCTGGAGAGTATATTTTGTTGTCTTTTTATATATATTAAGACTACAGAATATATATAGATTTTATTCAGATTATTTTTATGATCACGTTACCTATGTTTCATTAAGTAAgactacagactgtttccagaTTGTTAATATATCTATATTTTGGATTAAAACTAATATAGATAAAGGTATAAAGTGTATATCTGTTTTTATAGGGGGCTCTTTTTGTTCACCAGTATATTTTATTTGAGACCCTGCAAGCTTTTGTATAGTCACAGTAGTTAGGGTAGTTACTCTGAGTAGAACTGTTCATTTCTCGTATTCATTTCATCTGGAAACATGTAGAAGATTGCTTTTGTTTGTGAATTGTTCACTTAAATGGGAAAAAGGGTTATCTAAATTGAGGTAAGGAAATTTAAATTGCCTGTAGATGGCAGCATTTGTTTGCTTTGGTATGACTTAATGCAGTTATACCAAAATATAAATTGATATGTCAgccaaaatataaatataaaagcaaTGGTCATTGACCATGCAAAGTCATTTTGAATAGATTATACTTATAGGAgcattcaagaaattaaatacagtggtccctcgacttacgtagttaatccgttccgaacggacgttcgtaagtcgaaattttcgtaggtcgaaaagcgcacccacggaggtctggaaacactcgtaagtcgaggaaactgcatctaaaaattcgtaagtcgaggaagccaaatctaaaccgccaactacttccggtcttttttggcgttcgtaagtcgaaaacgttggttgtcgagtagttcgtaggtcgagggactactgtatatgtaatataatttatttttatttttaatctatctataatatttatatattgcctgatatgtacatctctaggcagtgtacatgatCCAaactacaatataaaaataacaattaatacactttcacagaataaaaacaaaaagacaattcacagagtgaaccAATTaaaatttcacaggataaaaacagttaaacagtttaaaattaattttaattaaaagcctgagaacagGTGTGTCAGgggtcttcttaaaagcaatcagagatagagatgctcttattttgacaagtgaattccaaagtcctggggaagccacagagaaggcctggatAAGTGACTTTATTTCACCCAAACATacattcaaataaacaaacaaataaattcttcaaaatatataactgTAAATGTTATAGTGAGCTTATGAATCCTAGTTGCTTTAAGGTTGCCTCTTGCAATGTGGATgtcaatctaaaaataaaagtgCCCTTTCCCAACTAAGTTCTTGATTTTGCAATTTGCTTTTCAACCACAAGATGGCATCTGGATATAATAAATTTTTGAAGGTTGAAGTTACTCTGCTCTTGTAGCTGTGTCTGCCTTGCTTGTCTGAATACTaaatttacctgaatagaaggcaactttgaatttaagataaggcttaaaagatagaggttaaatacaggtcatatcgatatttacccaaaagaaagaggactctgaattcaagataaCCTCCCTATATTTAACAAGAAAGAACTGGGTAACAACCTTGTCTTGGAGTCAGGTAAATATGATatacatggtagggatgtgcacataaccctttatgggcctccaaaccggttcaaaagaCTGGTGGTTCGGCCGGTTTGAAGTTGGGAGGGATCTCTTTCATGATGGGGAAGGGTggtcttacccctcccgccacatttcccccgccggcactgccttttaaaatggtctggtggggcagaagcataccttcttgccacctCTGTGCATCCTCACACCAGAAGTGATGTGCGCAACTTcaggtcacttccagtccgagttggcaaggaggtacgctgcagccccgccAAACCATTTCAAAAGGCAGTGccaatgggggaaatgcagcgggaggggtaagagcaccctcccccatccttaaaaagACCCCCCCCTTCGAACCGGCAggtgccggttctgtgcacaccactaacatGTGGAAGTTATTCAAACAGCTGTAGGTTGTTTCAGCAGCAAAGTAATCCATCTCTGCATGATCTGTTTCCCAACTTCATCGGTAAACTCTTGCTGTTCCCCTGCACGTCCTAGGCCAGGAGAAAAAGTAGTCCTTTGCAAAGTAAGAGAAGTGGAAGAtctacctacaggtgaaactcggaaaattagaatatcgtgcaaaagtccattaatttcagtaatgcaaattaaaaggtgaaactgatatatgagacagatgcattacatgcaaagcgagataagtcaagccttaatttgttataattgtgatgatcatggcgtacagctcatgaaaaccccaaatccacaatcccagaaaattagaatattacatggaaccaagaagacaaggattgtagaatagaacaatatcggacctctgaaaagtatacagtgtactatgcttgattggccagcaaactcgcctgacctgaccccatagagaatctatggggcattgtcaagagaaggatgagagacatgagaccaaacaatgcagaattgttgAAGgcagctaatgaagcatcctggtcttccataatacctcatcagtgccacaggctgatagcatccatgccacgccgcattgaggcagtaattgctgcaaaaggggcccaaaccaagtactgaatacatatgtatgcttatacttttcagaggtccgatattgttctattctacaatccttgtcttcttggttccatgtaatattctaattttctgggattgtggatttggggttttcatgagctgtacgccatgatcatcacaattataacaaattaaggcttgacttatctcgctttgcatgtaatgcgtctgtctcatatatcagtttcaccttttaatttgcattactgaaattaatggacttttgcacgatattctgattttccgagtttcacctgtatttacaCCCAGCAGAAAGGATTAGCTACATCTGATTCCTGGGCTCTTCAAACTGTTTATCTTAAGTATCCCAGGAAAGACAGCATTAGCTACTGCTTGATCTTTTAGGACAGTAACTTTACACTGGTCAAGCACAAACCCTGCAATGGTAGAAGCATAAACTAGCAGTAAACTGCCAGTACTACATCTTGACTTGCGTAGTATCAGCAGCAGGACACATGTGCTTTCCGACAATTCTGGTATGCATGGAGATTTCCCTAATGATGAAATTAATTGAAAATACTAAGCAGGAATCTTATGTTAGGCCTATTTGAATGGGGTTATAGTTCTCCTCTAGATAAGGGTATTTAGCATCTGTGAGTGGCAACGTATGataatttccccccaatattggACCATGTGAAATAAAATAATGTCTTGGTACTAAAGTAGCCTGCTAGTTCTGGTATCTAGTGCAACTTGAATGCTTCAGCTGTCTGCAGTCAGAGATGTTACATGTTATACATTATTTAAGATGCTTAGAGATCATCAACATGTTTACTGCAGAGAACTGGGGTCACCTACACATCATTAGAAGTTTGCCCTGTAAAGGTTCAAGACTAAAGTAAGTCTGAAAAAACTTAGCCATTATTGCTTTGTTGCTGTGCTGTTCTAATTTATTTAATGGTGTTTTGCTAATTGAACACTTATTTTGGGGGCATCCAAGTATTGTATCTAATTGCAATTGATCTCCAGCCACATTTATTGTGTAGCATTTATATTAACATTGCACATAAATTTAGATTATTTTAGTCTGATTAATTTGTATATAtattctaaatgttttatttagtcCTTTGAAGTTCTGTTTAATGTTTCTCCCCTTTCAAACCAGGCTAGCAAAAATGTGTCTGCTGTTGTTTCTGACCTTAGCATCATAATAGAATCTGAAGATCATTCTGGTTTAACCAAGCTTGTTTCCAGGTACGACTTTATTAAATTATTCGAAATGTCTTTATTTGCTGTGGCAATAGCTTTTACTTAATTGGTTTGCTGAACTAAATGGTTACATATTGATATGGTGTTTGACCATGCTAAGCTATGTTATAATAGTACTTTTTGACATTGAAATGTGAATTGTTAAGATACTATGTTTTTGTATTCTAgcttaattgtgtattttttatagtcttgtgtaacgatcaggcagtaacagcctttcctttcctgtaaagagtgaaccggaagtgtacCCTGTCTTGACTTGAcaggctagggatcagccactcagcacacagtgggtgggacctagagggctgtgaggcaggaagagaagtgttCCTTTGTCCTCAGAACGAGCTAGGCGGGAGATGAGAGAGGCTGGGCGAAGGGCTTAGTGAGCAACATGGAactttgctgcctcatggtcaacaggtagcctggagaattctctcatggaaggacatctgacCCATTCCCTTCccctcgttctctctctctcaccggcCATACTTGTGAAGttttgtggtgaaggatcaaaaagTATGTGGATCCATTGGAATGTTGGAAACTCTATTCCTCCCCCAAACAAAGTGATGTGAAGCTGATGCAAAGTGACAGAAGGCAGCATAAGGCACCCACAGAGGTACATCAGAATACAATCCAACCTACCACCAGATTTGggtttgacacccctgatctaGCCTCTATCCAACTAGTTTGCTAAGTAAATTACAGCTGAGATGCTTTGTCAAATCCTTTGCTGAAGTCAAGATAAATGTTGATATAACATGTTGCacagaaaatctctctctctcaccggcCATACTTGTGAAGttttgtggtgaaggatcaaaaagtatgcagatccttgagacacaggattgcaggaagcttgaattctctcctggagtttggggtgagttcaaggggaaaggaagccaggactttggaCTTCTGAAGGATTTAGCCAGGAAACAGTTGGTTAGCTTgtgttagatttctttcttttgatGTGCTTTGCAAATCTTTACAATTGCACTATGtttgtttatctgtaatgtaagaaaTGCTAAACCTGTGCCCAAGTCCATCCAGGgttctgcaaaagtctctgtaacctaaaggggcttttaaaggttcctatatccctgttccttgcaacaggggtgctttttgaagtattcttgcaactactgaaagTTTCTCTTACCTATCACTAGAATCTGAGAAAGCCTTAGACAGAAGCAGTtggtagtattttgaataaagcttttctcttgttgttcttgtattttacctgcttctgagtggatttttaactcaggaaaaggggtttttactctggtgcaacacacgtcTCAAGTTTtgttgctcagcaactcactacCAATTTTTCTCACCACATGGAAGCTGCACATGGAGGGGTTTTTTGTACTTTTACAatggtaaagagaaggagagtttccctggaatttcgcccacaccATGTGGGGGggataaactctgttaaaaagtgcgTGTGCTGGCAGCGCTACTGAAGaagcagtttaagtttaaagggaCAGCCTtttttgagcaaacatggagggaatgattcagcatttttcttccccccacgtgggcttgctttgagacaaaggctgggttaaatttCCTacatcttgttttaatttttgtgtgaaccaccttgggattgttttaatgaaaggcagtatttatttaataataaatgaataaataaatactttggaATGACTATAAGCATTTGTATTTAGGTATCCATTcggtaggtttaaaaaaaaatctgtcataTGAACTGATTTTCTGTGCAACATGTTATATCAACATTTATCTTGACTTCAGCAAAGGATTTGACAAAGCATCTCAGCTGTAATTTACTTAGCAAACTAGTTGGATAGAGGCtagatcaggggtgtcaaaccCAAATCTGGTGGTAGGTTGGATTGT
Above is a window of Hemicordylus capensis ecotype Gifberg chromosome 2, rHemCap1.1.pri, whole genome shotgun sequence DNA encoding:
- the CENPP gene encoding centromere protein P gives rise to the protein MNNNIIQVYEDEIHSLEEEINNLKEEYECNQHESMAYSDKEIINAMKSFKRKSQEEPKQYGSSPELKTQLDLLESDLSFIMKLTGIWFTKYSRKPVEKSESKTIYKYRLSGNCQTVPFQLEFQLLEENQASKNVSAVVSDLSIIIESEDHSGLTKLVSRVEESGNLLLFFKSLSCFSEWYKHRKRTFAHFKRKYPDIVALPEGSSGDSMALRSPEHSGFELMIIWKIHVDKEGIVTPVLDLLNKIPMPEASNFAQEAPHCFRSLLHVLGIEASIEALIKSLCTGK